The genomic region CCACTCTTCCATAAAGGAAAGTCAATTAACAATGGCTGAAATAGAAACACCAAGACATAGCAACAGAAAATACGTTATATAGAGgtatatatattaattcattcattaaatgaatctattttaaaaagttgcgAGTTCATGGTAGCTGGAGTAAGGATGGGGGGAGAGATCATTGAGGAGTTTGgatggatatgtacacactgctatgctTAATGTGGATAATCAACAACGACCTACTATAcagtgcagggaactctgctcaatgctatgtggcaggctggatgggaggggagtctgggggagaacggatacatgcatatgtatggctgagtccctttgctgctcacctgaaactatcacaacattgttaatctgttatactccaatacaaaataaaaagttatttaaaaaaaaaagttgaaagtaCTTGTGTATGAGGGAGTGAGGCTGAGGAATGCTAGTCTCCTTAACACATCTTATGGAACTAGTTAACTTTTAAACTACATGATtgtatcactttatttttaaagacaaattttGAACAAAGCTACAACAAAAAGAACACAGTTGTCAGAATCATATACCATCACCAAAACCAAATTAAGTCatcttcctgagcctcagtttcctcatctgtaaaatggggtaaaaCCATGTACCGCACACAATAGCAGTGAAGGTAAAATGACATGTATCTGAAGGGCTAAGCGTTAGGGTGCcctcagtaaatgtttttttgTGCATCAGTCAAAGTAGGACAACTGCCTGCTCTTTTCTGCATAACAAGCATCCCCTTTCTACTCTTCCTGTCAAAGGTAGTTTTCATTACTATCTTTTTTGTTCTTGGTTATCTTACCATTGTCATTAATGGTCCCTCCCTCCCGCCTTTCTCAGATTAAGGCAGGAAGTGGAAATTCACACATTCATAATCAGGAGTGGGGTGCAGCGTAACTCAATCTTTCTTCTGCAAACCTCATAAACACACAGAATGAGATGTCTCTTATTCTGGTGCCTAACCCTTTGCCTCCCAACCCTAAGGCCACAGAGCCTCTCTTACTGCCAGCCTCCCAGTTCCCTCTCAGTTGCTTATCTCCTTCCCTCTTGGTTAACCAAGAGgagcccttctttccttcctttcttccttccttccttctctgccctCATAGATCATTACACCCTCACCTACAATCCTCAAGGTGGGAGGCCTGAGCCTGCAAGGGCGACCTGGCTGAAGGGCTCTTGGGAAAGGGCCGTGATTTCCAGCTGGGCTTTAGGGCCACCCTGGCTCGGCCAGGATGTCAGCAAACCATGTGCCCTTCCTGATTCCTTGCCCACACCCCAGCCCCACACTGACAGCAGCTCCCTGGCATCCCTATCCCTGGTGCCTAAGTAGACATCAAACTCATCCCTCGCCTCTCCAACTGCCCCTTTGCCTGTGTTTTTTCATCCTGTTTGTGACAGCTAGAAGACTGTGATGTGGGTTCAATGAAAGATGGAACACTGCAGAGGAGGAGCTGGTCTGGGGAGGAGGGTGACCGTAGTTGTTCTCACGATGGGTTTGAGGTGTAGATAGATAGATTTTGACTAGACAGTTGGATGCAATGGTCTGGAGTTCATGGTAGAGACCCGAGAGGCTTCAGACTGAAGAAACTAACAGGAAGCTTGAATAGAGATCAGATAAACACCAGAAAGGGATGTGAAGGTGTTGATGACGGACAGAGAGCTTTGGGATGACCCTTGGAGATGCATCTTGTCAGAGGTGGGTACAAAGAGGAACTTGACGGGGACCTCAACAGAGGGTCCCCCGGGGACAGCAGGAAAAGTCATGCAAGGGCACAGCCTTGAGAGCCAGGCTGGAAGAAAGTGCAAGAGGGGAAGTGGTCAGCCTTCTCGAGtgctgcagggagcccaggtgagGGAGTAAAGCCAGTCAGGGGCACAGAGGCCACGGTGACCTTgacaagggaagtccctggggtgTGGGCGGCGGGGAGCCAGACGGCAGGGACTGAAACAGTGACAGGGAGGTGAGGAGGTGGAGACACTGAAAATAAACAACTCTTCCAAGAAAGGCTGCTGAGAAAGAGAGCATTGGGCTGACGGCCCAGGGAGGCTTCCGTGCTGCCGGGAGGAGCCGGGGGAAGTGTGTGTGAAGTGGTGGAGACTGTCCCGGGGTCCTGGTGCGGTCCTGGGTGCAGGGAGAAGCAGCTGACGTAGGGCAAGATTTGCACTTTCCCTCAGCAAGGTGAACCCCGGGAGGCATGAGCCCAAAGGAGAGACCCTCGGGAAGAGCCAGGACCTGGGAGGAATTCCCTCCCACTAACCAATCCAGCTGTTTTATCCAGTGGCTGCTCCAAGCACCtagccctgcctccctccctagTACAGAGCTGAAAGCTTCACGTTCATTATTTGCTATCCTCCCATAGTCTTCGGGAAGTAGGCACTACCAACTCATTTTGCCTGTGAGAAAACTCAGCCTGAGAAAAGTgaactgaccttctccagggtcACAGGACAGCGGAGGGCCTTCAAAGATGCCAACCCAATTCCGAGGGACTCCACAAAGCCCTTGCCCCACAGTGCTCTCTGGCCTCCTAGCCCTGCTGCCATGAACTATTTGAACTTGATGTACTTGAACTACTCAAGGTCATCCGTGTCAGctcttatttctcctctgatcacCCATGGCTCCTTACCTGCCCACAGGAGCAGACTCATCCTCTGGCTCCCGCCCATCTCCCCTGACCAATCTTCCTCACCTCGGTGTTCCCACACACAACACCCACGTCTTTTCCGTGCCATTGACTGCACTGTGTTGAAATGATCTGTTTTGTTCTCTGCTCTTGGACGCTGGACTGAGCCCTTCATGGGCAAGGACCCTGCCTTATGTCTTATATATTCACAGCTCTTGACAAGTGCCAGCAAGCACATGGTAGGTCTAGAGGAAACAACTTTCAAACAACTtgaaaactttcttttaaaagtcaACAAGGGCAAGTTGAACACTAAAATTAATAATaagggagaaatatttgcaaacacctATCTGACAAAGGTTTCCTACTCAGATATAACAAATtgttaaaactcaacagtaagtaACGAAAAAATCCAAGTACCAAGTGGGCAAAAGACATAAAGAGACATTTCACCAAGGAGGcatggatggcaaataagcacgtGAAGAGTTGTTAGACATCACTGAAATGAAGCGAAATGTtcatctctcagttgtgtctgactctttgcaacaccaggctcctccgtccatggaattctccaggcaagaatactggagtgagttgccattcccttctccaagtgatcttgccaacccaggattgaacccaggtctcccacattgcaggctgactctatcattgagccgccagggaagtagaattagccattaaggaaatgcaaattaattagcagtttgggattaaaatatgcacactactatatataaagtggataaccaaaAAGGACTTACTCTATGGCATAGCAAaccatactcaatatcttataataagctGTAATGGAAAGTAATctgaaaagagaatatatatccatatatatgtattactgaatcactttgctatatacctgaaaccaacacaatattgtaaataagctatatttcagtaaaaaaaatttaaaaataataaggaaatacaaattaaggtCACAGTGAGATTATCACTACACACTTAGCAGAATggctaaaaaattttttaaaaggtcacaATAATAATGTTGATGAGAAGGCAGAGAAACTGGAGCACTCATACGCTGCTGATAGAAACAAACATAGCATAGCCACTCTGGGAAAGTTTGGTGGTTTCTTCAAAGTCTAAACATACACtgaccatacaacccagcaattacACTTCTGGGAACTTggcccagagaaaggaaaacatgtcCGTACAAAAACCTGTACTGTGCATGACTTCACAGCAGCTGTATTTGTAATAGTCTCAAATGGGAACCAAccaaatatcttcaaaaggtgaatGGCTAAACAAACTTGGTAGCTCCATGCCCTGGAACACTACCCAGCAATAAAAGTGAATGAGATTTTGAGACACATAACAACTTGAATGAACCTCAAGGATGTTATGCTGAGCAAAAAATCCTGTCTCCAAAGGTCACActctgaattatttcatttatgtaaTGTTCTTGAAGTGACGTAAGTACAGAGATGGAGAACAAATGGATAATTGCCATGAGCAAGAGATGgttggagagacagagagaccggACTGTAGAAGAAGAGCCCAGGCAGATCTTCGAGATGGTCAAGCTGTATCTTGACTGTAGTGGTTCCATGAATGTAGACACATGAGAAAATGACACAGTTATGCACATATATTGCACCAATGCAGTTCTCTGGCTTTGACATTGCACTACAGTTATGTAAGATACAACCATTGAAAGAAACTGAATGAAGGGTATGCAAGACCTTATACACTGTCTTTGCAACTTCCTGGGAGTCTAGAATTATTTCAAgataaaatgttaatttattaattaattgtaGTAATATATTTTAACCCACAGTAAAGGAGGAACCCCTGAATCTATACTGATATAgataaatgactgaataaatcaGGAGAAGAAAAACTCTTATTTAAAGAAGGAGTCCACCTAATAGAAGAAATGTCCTTCTATTCTATTCCTTCTTCCACCTGTAGAAGGAATGTTGGAATTAGACAATCACCTTTTGGCAACCACCAGGATAATAGCTGTTTCAGGCAAGAAACATCAATGGATTTTAAAATTGGTGGGCAAATGTATCACGAGAAGCAAAACACTTATCCAGTCTCATAATAGCTTCTCATATGACACCATTTTACTAAGGGAAAGAGAATAACTTTGCACTGGAGAAAACTGGCAGACACCACCTCTCAGGGACCAAGGATAACTTCACCAGTGAGGGGACGAATCATTGTGTCCTTCCTGAGATGATGCCCTGGGAAGGAGAGCATCATTTCTGTGGCAGCCTGCCAGTGTTGAGTAACCCAAATCTCATCAAGAGGAATCATCGGACAAGCCCATATCAAGGGGCATCTGCAAAATAACTGGCTGATTCTCTTAAAAAATGTTAAGgtcatgaaaatgtttaaaaagctgAGAAACTGTTCCCAATTAAAGGAGATTAAAGCAACTCAGCAACCAAATACACATGGGACCCTGCATTGGAGCCTGGATAGGAAAAGGATATTAGTGGGTCAGCTGGTCTGAATAAGGTCTGTAGATGAAATACTACTGTAGAATGGCTAATTTCCTGATTTTTGATAACTATACCATGACTGTAAAAGAGAAAGACTAAGTAAACACAGGCTGAACTATTTAGAGGCAGAAGTCTCTAAATCTACTCTCAGATGCTTCAGAAaagttatatatgtacacatacatatgtggcTCAGACCTGAGAGTcgagaggctagaagtctgattTTCACTCTGCTTTAAACCTAGCTGGGTGTCCATGAATGAATCCTAAATGACTGTAGatctcaatttctttatccattaagtGGGCCCAAAACTCTTGCTTTGCTTCTCTCAGAATTGGCTTAGGAGGACACGAGGAACAGAGtgcttctctggaaaaaaaaaaaaagaaaaaccttgtaCTTTGGACCTTCAGTAGCTCTGCAATGGGAAAATAGAAATCCCACAGATATGAGATAAGAGGCCTTTGACTGTCCTATCAAATGGATgaactatccatccatccactcatccttctttcttctacccatccatctatctattcactcattctttcttccatccatccatttattcatccagTCATCATTCCTTCcttctatccattcatctatagaGCCAGCCAGCCAACCTGCTAGCTAGCCaacatccacccatccatttttCTGACATCTATCcacctatttgtttatttagcatccatccatttatccttttattctttcattcttgtATCCAGCCAGCCACCAGCTGACATCCATTTATCCATACATAtctaattcttaaagagatgggaataccacaccacctgacctgcctcttgagaaatctgtatgcaggtcagaaagcaggagttagaactggacatgaaacaacagactggtttcaaatagggaaaggagtatgtcaaggctatatattgtcaacctgcttatttaacttatatgcagagtacatcacgtgaaatgccaggctgaatgaagcacaagctggaatcaagattgccaggagagatatcaataaactcagatatgcagatgacaccacccttatggcagaaagtgaagaactaaagagcctcttgatgaaagtgaaagaggagagtgaaaaagttggcttaaaactcaacattcacttTTTCGCAACGGGTTTGCCGCCAGGACACAGGTGTCGTGAAAACCACCGTTAAACCTAAgccaaaatgggaaaagagaagacCCACATCAACATCGTTGTCATTGGGCACGTAGATTCAGGGAAGTCTACCACGACTGGCCATCTGATCTACAAATGTGGCGGGATCGACAAGAGAACAATTGAGAAGTTCGAGAAGGAGGCTGCCGAGATGGGAAAGGGCTCCTTCAAATATGCCTGGGTCTTGGACAAACTGAAAGCTGAACGTGAGCGTGGTATCACCATTGATATCTCCCTGTGGAAATTTGAGACCAGCAAGTACTATGTTACCATCATTGATGCCCCAGGACACAGAGACTTCATCAAAAACATGATTACAGGCACATCCCAGGCTGACTGTGCTGTCCTGATTGTTGCTGCTGGTGTTGGTGAATTTGAAGCCGGTATCTCCAAGAACGGGCAGACCCGTGAGCATGCCCTTCTGGCTTACACTCTGGGTGTGAAACAACTAATTGTTGGAGTTAACAAAATGgattccactgagccaccctacAGCCAGAAGAGATACGAGGAAATTGTTAAGGAAGTCAGCACCTACATTAAGAAAATTGGCTACAACCCCGACACAGTAGCATTTGTGCCAATTTCTGGCTGGAATGGTGACAACATGCTGGAGCCAAGTGCTAACATGCCATGGTTCAAGGGATGGAAAGTCACCCGTAAGGACGGCAACGCCAGTGGAACCACCCTGCTTGAAGCTCTGGATTGCATCCTGCCACCAACTCGCCCAACTGACAAACCCTTGCGTTTGCCTCTCCAGGATGTCTACAAAATTGGTGGTATTGGTACTGTCCCTGTGGGTCGTGTGGAGACTGGTGTTCTCAAACCTGGCATGGTGGTCACCTTTGCTCCAGTCAATGTAACAACTGAAGTGAAGTCTGTAGAAATGCACCATGAAGCATTGAGTGAAGCCCTTCCTGGGGACAATGTGGGCTTCAATGTCAAGAACGTGTCTGTCAAAGATGTCCGTCGTGGCAATGTGGCTGGTGACAGCAAAAATGATCCACCCATGGAAGCTGCTGGCTTCACAGCTCAGGTGATTATTTTGAACCATCCAGGCCAAATCAGTGCTGGATATGCACCTGTGCTGGATTGTCACACAGCTCACATCGCTTGCAAGTTTGCTGAGCTGAAGGAGAAGATTGATCGTCGTTCTGGGGAAAAGCTGGAAGATGGCCCTAAATTCTTGAAATCTGGTGACGCTGCCATTGTTGATATGGTTCCTGGCAAGCCCATGTGTGTCGAGAGCTTCTCTGATTATCCTCCCCTGGGCCGTTTTGCTGTGCGTGACATGAGACAGACAGTTGCTGTGGGTGTCATCAAGGCAGTGGACAAGAAGGCAGCTGGAGCTGGCAAGGTCACCAAGTCTGCCCAGAAAGCTCAGAAGGCTAAATGAATATTATCCCCAACACCTGCCACCCCAGTCTTAATCAGTGGTGGAAGAACGGTCTCAGAACTGTTTGTCTCAATTGGCCATTTAAGTTTGATAGTAAAAGACTGGTTAATGATAACAATGCATCGTAAAAccttcagaaggaaaggagaatgttTTTGTGGACCATATGTTTTGTGTGTGGCAGTTTaagttattagtttttaaaatcagtactttttaatgaaaacaccttgaccaaaaatctgtcacagaatttgagacccattaaaaaaagtttaatgagaaaaaaaaaaaaaaaactcaacattcagaaaactaagatcatggcatctggtcccatcacttcatggcaaatagatggggaaacagaggaaaccatgacagattttattttgggggctccaaaatcactgcagatggtgactgcagtcatgaaattaaaagacacttgcgccttggaagaaaagttatgaccaacctagacatatgCATatgaagaagcagagacattaccttgccaacacaggtccatccagtcaaagctatggtttatccagtagttatgtatggatgtgagagttggactataaagaaagctaagcgccaaagaattgatgctttggaactgtggtgttggagaagactcttgagagtcccttggactgcaaagagatctaaccagtccatcctaaaggaaatcagtcctgaatattcattgcaatgactgatgctgaagctgaaactccaatactttggccacctgatgatgcaaagtactgactcatttgaaaagagcttgatgctgggaaacattgaaggtgggaggagaaggggacaatagaggatgagatggctggatggcatcactgacttaatggacatgagtttgagtaaactctgggagttggtgatggacagggaggcttggtgtgctgcagtccatggggtcgcaaagagtcagatacgactgagtgactgaactgaactgacatacaTCATCCATTcaatatccattcatccatccctcTGTCCATCTTTTTTCTCATTCACCAAACAGCATGTTTGCTCAGACAGTGAGCTAGATTCTGAAGTGCAAATAACTGGAACCAAATCAGTGACAGCTCACAGTCAAGAACAGAGTATGTAAAGTAAGACAAAGCACTAAATCTGTTATACAGGGTACACAAGGTGCTATTGGAACTTGAAGGTGAAGGTTGAGTGGGGATACAGCACTACTATGTTTGATGATGCAGAAAGGAAAGCTGGAGGGGACAGCAAAAGAATATGTATAGACCAAGGGAGCAGGGGCTCCATGGATAAAGCAACAGTGAGACCTGGAGGGTGGGGTAGGTCCAGGTGGAGAGGAGACTCTGACAGGGGAGGCTGAGCTGGTGAAGCAGCCAGAGTAGAGCAGACAAGGCCTTGGGGATGGCCAAAGGCAAGCTGTGTCTGACGTCCCAGGTCAGCTCTCTGCCCCTGGAGGAGCTCGGCTTGGCTGCAAACCCTCCTGGCAAGCCATAGTAGAACCTCTCAGTCCTTGTTGTGTCTGGAATGATTGGAGACTCAGACTACTCAGCTCCAAGTGGGAACATGGAGTTGGCAGGGAAGCAGCCCCAGCCACCAGGTCAGGGCTGAGGTGGGGCTGGCAGCTGCCAGGAATCTGGGTGGCCTGCATGGAATTCTTGGTGGTTCCCCAGCTGGGGAAAGCTGCCCATGCTCAGTTGGCTGGCTGTGGCCGGTCAGGGCCACGCCCCAGGAAATTGGATGTTGGCTCAGTGTCTCAGCAGCTTCCTAGAtgtgttagagagagagagagtaagtcATCTCACTTCCCTGAGGCTTGGTCCCcagatcttttaaaatgaaaggagTGAGGTAGAACAGCCTGTGGGCTCTTCTCGGCTCTGGAATTCTTGCTCTGGGACCTGCTGTCATGGACAAGCACACTTTGTGCTGAGTGTTTTCCTGCAGAGATGGTCCAGCTGCTGGATGTCCCACTGTTAGAGGATCTGACACCTTTTGGGGTCCCCAGTTCTCCTTGGGGATGGTGACACCTTAAGCCACGAGCCTTGACCCATTGGTTCTATACCTGGCCCTTCCAAGGCACTGCTCCTCCAGCCCCATGCAACTTTGGTATGAGATGCTGAGAAGATCTGAAGCTGGCAGCTGGGGGCAGGGCACAGAAGGACTGGGATTTGCTTGGACAGAGTCTCCTGGGGGAATACAAGGAAATGCCCAAGATCTTAGAGGTGAGAGCTCTGAGCAGGGGAGGAGGGCACCTAAGGTAAGGCTTAGGTGAATGAACTCTGCTCATCACACAGTTGTGCCAGAAGTCAGCCCGGGGCCTGGGGACACCGCTTTGGAAATTTGAGCTTGATgtcctggaatttatttttaaaaacctagctACCAGCTGAGACAGGAAAGGAAAGTTACGCAAATCCTTAGTCGGTAGCTAATGAAACACGCACTGTGACCACCCAcccgcctgcctgcctgcaggGCCTGCTGTCTGTCACCTCGTCACCACTTCATCTTCCGGCCACGGGCCtctcaccactgagccagccaCCCTGCAAGGGGGCCTCAGAGGTACTACCGATTATAGCTGGTTTCCATCTGAATGTGCCTGCTGGGTTTCCTGTTGGGGCCCAGAGATGTGGGCTTCCTTCTTACCCCCTCCATCTCCCCGCTTTCTCCAGGCGAGGGCTCAGCAGCTGTTTCCACCTCCAGCCATTGATGCCCTGGGGCTCCGAACAGATCTTCCTGTGCACGCCTTGGCCCTGCCTATGCCGCCACCACCTCTTTCCTGAGAAGCAGACCTCAGTTACAGTAAAAACGGTggtccctgatgattagtgagcACTCACTGTGGCCAGGCAGCACCTAAGTCTTTCCCATGAACTCTCCCTGGGGAGCTACCAGCACGCTCGGTCTGTGCCATGCTCAGAGAGGGTGGGATagacagaaggaggaggggagaatgACCCTTGAGGAGCCACATGCCCATGTGGTGCTTGAGGAACCAAGACCAAGATGATGGGAGCTGAACGGGTCCAGGATTGTGCCAGCCCACGGGCCAGGGTTGTGCCTACAGGGGTGTCCCCTGTAGAAACTCCTCCAGGGGCATGTGAAAAGATCAGAGAGACGAGTCAGACCTGAGAGTTAAGACGTTAGACAGCCTCTTCTGAGTCCAGATTCTAGCCACTTCCTTGCTGTAAGGTCTTtcttataaaatggagataaagcaAGACCAACCCAATTGGCAGGAGGACTAAGTGAATAATCCCTGTTACAAGGTTAGCAtgaattgttgctgttgttcagtcactaagtcgggcccaactttgcaaccccatgaactgcagcacaccaggcctccctggccttcaccatcttccagagtttgctcaaacttagtccactgagtcgatgatgccatccaaccatttcatcctctgtcatctgcttctcttcctgccttcaatctttcccagcatcaggatctcttccaatgagttgactcttcacatcaggtagccagagtattggagcttcagctttagcatcagaccttccaatgaatattcagggttgatttcctttaggattgactggtttgatctccttgctgttcaagggactctcaagagtcttctccagcgccacagctcaaaagcatcagttcttcggtgctcagccttcttcatggtccaactctcacatctgtacatgactactggaaaaaaccatggttttgactatacagacctttgcagcatagcaatgtctctgctttttaagatgctgtcaaggcttgtaatagcttttcttccaaggatcaagtgtcttaattttgtggctgcagtcactgtctgcagtgatctgg from Dama dama isolate Ldn47 chromosome 12, ASM3311817v1, whole genome shotgun sequence harbors:
- the LOC133066660 gene encoding elongation factor 1-alpha 1-like — translated: MGKEKTHINIVVIGHVDSGKSTTTGHLIYKCGGIDKRTIEKFEKEAAEMGKGSFKYAWVLDKLKAERERGITIDISLWKFETSKYYVTIIDAPGHRDFIKNMITGTSQADCAVLIVAAGVGEFEAGISKNGQTREHALLAYTLGVKQLIVGVNKMDSTEPPYSQKRYEEIVKEVSTYIKKIGYNPDTVAFVPISGWNGDNMLEPSANMPWFKGWKVTRKDGNASGTTLLEALDCILPPTRPTDKPLRLPLQDVYKIGGIGTVPVGRVETGVLKPGMVVTFAPVNVTTEVKSVEMHHEALSEALPGDNVGFNVKNVSVKDVRRGNVAGDSKNDPPMEAAGFTAQVIILNHPGQISAGYAPVLDCHTAHIACKFAELKEKIDRRSGEKLEDGPKFLKSGDAAIVDMVPGKPMCVESFSDYPPLGRFAVRDMRQTVAVGVIKAVDKKAAGAGKVTKSAQKAQKAK